The following proteins are encoded in a genomic region of Reichenbachiella sp.:
- a CDS encoding FtsL-like putative cell division protein, which yields MASNTYKHSQGAGGSRRSFFSLLENLINVEKFFDKGLPVQFLMPFLFSTVLCIIYIGNLHYAEKNIRKAAKLRVAVEDLRADYTTLKADYMYTSKQSEVAKKAMTLGLKESIEPPFKIVEHQE from the coding sequence ATGGCATCTAACACCTACAAACACTCCCAGGGCGCCGGCGGAAGTCGGAGGAGCTTTTTTTCTCTTCTTGAAAACCTCATCAACGTCGAAAAATTCTTCGATAAAGGACTTCCTGTGCAGTTTCTTATGCCGTTTTTATTCAGTACCGTGCTATGTATCATCTACATTGGCAATCTTCATTACGCAGAAAAAAATATCAGAAAAGCAGCTAAACTTCGCGTGGCTGTAGAAGACCTTAGAGCAGACTATACCACGCTCAAGGCAGATTACATGTACACCAGCAAGCAATCAGAAGTGGCAAAAAAGGCCATGACACTGGGTTTGAAAGAAAGCATTGAGCCTCCATTTAAAATAGTCGAACATCAGGAATGA
- a CDS encoding recombinase family protein, which yields MIFGYARVSTKDQSLDLQVDALKKAGCKEVYSEKLSGRSKKKPKLEELLGKLREGDILMVYSLDRLGRTSKELINLLSEFKERGIQFKSLREGVFDTTSAMGEAVFQIIAILKAMEVQVLSERTKDGLTAARARGKKGGRPRGSYDKNKAAAAVTLYQRELPISEITETLKISRSTLYQYLRNEGVM from the coding sequence ATGATATTCGGATACGCAAGGGTAAGTACAAAGGATCAAAGTCTGGATCTTCAGGTGGACGCTTTGAAAAAGGCCGGATGTAAAGAGGTTTATTCCGAGAAGCTTTCCGGAAGAAGTAAGAAGAAACCCAAACTTGAAGAGCTGCTTGGTAAGCTTCGAGAAGGTGACATACTAATGGTCTATAGTTTAGACCGGTTGGGGCGTACATCTAAAGAACTCATAAACTTATTATCCGAATTCAAGGAAAGAGGCATTCAATTCAAGAGTCTCCGGGAAGGAGTGTTTGATACCACATCTGCTATGGGAGAGGCGGTGTTTCAAATCATTGCTATTCTTAAGGCCATGGAAGTACAGGTGCTAAGTGAAAGAACCAAAGATGGATTAACCGCTGCTCGCGCAAGGGGAAAGAAAGGTGGCAGGCCCAGGGGATCATATGATAAGAATAAGGCTGCTGCAGCTGTGACTTTATATCAGAGAGAACTACCAATAAGTGAAATTACCGAGACACTTAAAATAAGCAGATCTACGCTTTATCAGTACCTGAGGAATGAGGGGGTCATGTAG
- a CDS encoding ATP-dependent nuclease — protein MYLSQLIISNFRSIKYMELTFQKGVNILIGENNSGKSAIIDALRIGLGFGKPDNTISIRETDLHINKNDPNEQNSEIQLDFIFEIEDEIREKQCFYDFLSQDKSDPEKQTIQFHIKYSYVHRGKRNFFKRTIWGGDNEGQLIPYEALEEIFFIYLDPLRDAVYSLKPYSYNNKVGNLFNELTKYSKGGAEIPLDEEKKKQLAAELYQVFEGEESDWESILQTGNEKVNDHLKGTGISAKYPNIKMNYLGRKYSDVVRGIELKRPVYNAELNGEQKYFEIHQNGLGENNLIYASVVLGDLINRCEDQELQLYNALLVEEPEAHLHPQYQNTFFAYLNKLQDTGVQLFITSHSPTITAKSDMENITVLQKQEEKIAPFIFSVLSTEDFSIRNRNHLKKFLDTSKAQLLFANGVILVEGIAEALLLPILSKQFLNIDLDEYGIEIVNINGVAFEHFAKLFNNEDEKKRLLARCSIITDSDPVVGKPKSDRALKAETFAAANLKVCLAPNSLEIDLFNCADVNKSVMRFVYRGLHPQTADLLNQFEADSLWEKLNSNRDKGDFALELQNILSDVEGFEVPEYIKDAISWVTRLEEENVQQANG, from the coding sequence ATGTATCTCTCTCAGTTAATAATATCGAATTTCAGATCCATTAAGTATATGGAGCTAACCTTTCAAAAAGGTGTAAATATTTTGATTGGTGAAAATAATTCAGGAAAGTCTGCCATCATCGATGCTTTGCGAATAGGATTAGGCTTTGGAAAACCAGATAATACAATCAGTATTCGGGAAACTGATCTGCATATAAATAAAAATGATCCAAATGAACAAAACTCAGAGATTCAATTAGATTTCATTTTTGAAATTGAAGATGAAATTCGAGAAAAGCAATGCTTTTACGATTTCTTATCTCAAGACAAATCTGACCCTGAGAAGCAAACCATACAGTTTCATATAAAGTACTCATATGTGCATAGAGGAAAAAGGAATTTTTTTAAAAGAACAATTTGGGGAGGAGACAACGAGGGACAATTGATACCTTATGAAGCTTTGGAAGAAATTTTCTTTATCTATCTCGACCCATTGAGAGATGCTGTTTATAGCCTGAAACCATATTCTTATAATAACAAAGTTGGAAATTTATTTAATGAGCTTACAAAGTATAGCAAGGGTGGAGCGGAAATACCATTAGATGAAGAAAAAAAGAAACAACTGGCAGCAGAACTATACCAGGTTTTTGAAGGTGAGGAAAGTGATTGGGAATCAATATTACAAACAGGTAATGAGAAAGTGAACGACCATTTAAAAGGAACTGGAATTTCTGCAAAGTATCCGAACATTAAGATGAATTATTTGGGACGTAAATACTCTGACGTTGTCAGAGGGATTGAATTAAAGCGACCAGTATATAATGCAGAACTTAACGGTGAACAGAAGTATTTTGAGATTCATCAAAATGGGTTAGGAGAGAATAATCTAATCTACGCATCAGTTGTATTGGGGGACTTGATTAATAGATGTGAAGACCAAGAATTGCAACTTTACAATGCTTTATTGGTAGAAGAACCAGAAGCCCATTTGCATCCTCAGTATCAAAACACATTTTTCGCATATTTAAATAAATTGCAAGATACTGGAGTGCAATTATTCATTACCTCACATTCTCCTACTATTACAGCTAAATCAGATATGGAGAACATAACAGTACTACAAAAACAAGAAGAGAAAATAGCTCCTTTTATTTTTTCAGTATTGAGTACTGAGGATTTTTCAATCAGAAATAGAAATCACCTTAAGAAATTCTTAGATACAAGTAAAGCTCAGTTACTCTTTGCTAATGGTGTCATACTTGTAGAAGGTATTGCCGAAGCATTGTTGCTTCCAATTTTATCCAAACAATTTTTAAATATCGACTTAGATGAATATGGTATTGAGATAGTCAATATCAATGGAGTTGCATTTGAACATTTTGCAAAGCTTTTTAATAATGAAGATGAAAAGAAAAGGTTATTAGCACGGTGTTCTATAATTACAGATAGTGATCCAGTAGTGGGAAAACCTAAGTCTGACAGAGCTTTAAAAGCAGAAACATTTGCGGCTGCTAATTTAAAAGTATGCCTTGCGCCAAATTCATTGGAAATTGATCTCTTCAATTGTGCAGACGTGAATAAATCTGTAATGAGGTTTGTTTACCGGGGGTTACATCCGCAAACTGCCGATTTGTTGAATCAATTTGAAGCAGATTCTTTGTGGGAAAAACTTAACTCAAATAGAGATAAGGGGGATTTTGCATTAGAACTTCAAAATATTTTATCTGATGTTGAAGGATTTGAGGTTCCTGAATATATAAAGGACGCTATTAGTTGGGTAACAAGATTAGAAGAAGAAAATGTTCAACAAGCTAACGGATAA
- the rsmH gene encoding 16S rRNA (cytosine(1402)-N(4))-methyltransferase RsmH, translating into MSEYHNPVMLRECIEGLAIKADGIYVDITFGGGGHSKEILKHLGEKGKLYAFDQDDEARLNAEAIDNRSFTFVQTNFRNLKKYLRLHGVKKVDGILGDLGVSSHQINTAERGFSTRFDGPLDMRMNQKQGISAAEILNTYEERELHRILGQYGEVRNAKTLAAALCSERHLAPFKTIEQLLEVLRKFAPRRKENRYFAQVFQGIRIEVNEEMKALEEMLEQSAEVLNEKGRLVIMSYHSLEDRPVKNFINKGKIYGELEKDLYGNVDKPFQAITRKPVTASDNEINENNRARSAKLRIAEKI; encoded by the coding sequence ATGAGTGAATATCACAACCCCGTAATGCTGAGAGAATGTATTGAAGGGTTGGCGATCAAAGCGGACGGCATCTATGTGGATATCACTTTTGGTGGTGGTGGCCATTCCAAAGAAATTCTAAAGCACTTAGGTGAGAAAGGGAAGTTGTATGCATTTGATCAGGACGATGAAGCCCGATTGAATGCTGAAGCTATAGACAATCGTTCTTTCACATTTGTTCAAACCAATTTCAGAAACCTGAAAAAATACTTGCGCCTGCATGGCGTTAAGAAGGTCGACGGCATCTTGGGAGATTTGGGTGTTTCATCTCATCAGATCAACACCGCAGAGAGAGGATTCTCTACAAGATTCGACGGCCCTTTGGATATGCGTATGAATCAGAAGCAAGGCATATCGGCTGCTGAAATTCTAAACACTTACGAAGAACGTGAGTTGCATAGAATTTTGGGTCAATATGGAGAGGTGCGAAATGCGAAGACTTTAGCCGCAGCGCTGTGCTCGGAAAGGCATTTGGCTCCTTTTAAGACTATTGAGCAGTTGCTTGAGGTGCTGAGAAAATTTGCTCCTCGAAGAAAAGAGAATAGATATTTCGCTCAGGTTTTTCAGGGGATAAGAATAGAGGTGAATGAAGAAATGAAGGCATTGGAAGAGATGCTGGAGCAAAGTGCAGAAGTATTGAATGAAAAAGGAAGACTGGTGATTATGTCGTACCACTCGTTGGAAGACAGACCGGTCAAAAATTTTATAAACAAAGGAAAGATTTATGGTGAGCTAGAAAAGGATTTGTATGGCAATGTAGATAAACCATTTCAAGCCATCACAAGAAAACCAGTAACGGCAAGTGATAATGAAATAAATGAAAACAACCGTGCACGAAGTGCAAAATTGAGAATAGCAGAAAAAATCTGA
- the mraZ gene encoding division/cell wall cluster transcriptional repressor MraZ, translating to MAFFTSEYECKLDAKGRLVLPAKIKANLPEVSGNELVVMKGFDPNLVLYTMLEYKKIHNKFASLSDFDAAQRKLKRNFFRSVAPVELDSAGRFLIPKGWIDHAKLEKNVMVVGAGNTIEIWSPGLYEEYLIEDNEEYSDLAKKFLDE from the coding sequence ATGGCTTTTTTTACAAGCGAATATGAGTGTAAGTTAGATGCTAAGGGTAGATTGGTTTTGCCTGCAAAGATTAAAGCCAATCTGCCCGAAGTGTCTGGCAATGAGCTCGTTGTCATGAAGGGATTTGATCCCAACTTGGTCTTGTACACCATGCTGGAGTACAAGAAAATACACAATAAGTTCGCTTCATTGAGTGATTTTGATGCCGCCCAGAGAAAATTGAAAAGAAACTTTTTTCGTAGTGTAGCTCCTGTCGAATTGGACAGCGCTGGACGTTTTTTGATACCTAAAGGCTGGATAGACCATGCCAAACTGGAAAAGAACGTGATGGTAGTAGGAGCAGGCAATACGATAGAGATATGGAGTCCTGGCTTGTATGAAGAATACTTGATTGAGGACAATGAGGAATATTCGGATTTGGCCAAGAAATTTTTAGATGAATGA
- a CDS encoding helix-turn-helix transcriptional regulator — protein MSFGLLLREARSLKRISRKELAERSGVSYVQLTKYEDEKAQPTYPVIEKIIKALGLPRGYFFYNKEYYQELDAVIESKVGRWQQLKPYKKTEFLLLIDSFFGNCEKTHLIDQLKESEAPSWEY, from the coding sequence ATGAGTTTTGGATTGTTATTAAGAGAAGCGCGATCCTTGAAGAGGATTTCAAGAAAAGAATTGGCAGAAAGATCAGGGGTATCTTATGTACAATTGACTAAATATGAAGACGAAAAAGCTCAACCTACATACCCAGTTATTGAGAAAATAATAAAAGCACTCGGGTTACCCAGAGGTTATTTTTTCTACAATAAAGAATATTATCAAGAGTTGGATGCAGTAATTGAATCCAAAGTTGGAAGGTGGCAACAGCTCAAACCTTACAAAAAGACTGAATTTTTATTATTGATTGACAGCTTTTTTGGCAATTGTGAAAAGACACATCTTATAGATCAATTAAAAGAGTCAGAAGCCCCAAGTTGGGAGTATTAG
- a CDS encoding ATP-dependent helicase — MFNKLTDKQKEIVDSEESRIVVKACPGSGKTYSVAARLAKLLHGQDFRHKGIAVISFTRVAGEEIKKGLKEDYGIDTFDYPHFIGTIDAFINHHLFLPFGHLLLECESRPEIVGTEFNQWYEFDTSQRTRYAGRVTYREPNEYFDKVSFNVNNEPIPLAPASSYHFSWKELRKADRNYKKVIADIIDSKWYHFKQGKVNQADANYFSLGLLNKYPVILKSLSNKYSHLIIDEAQDTTDIQMSIIDKMDESEIENILFVGDPDQAIFEWNTADAELFIKKCENENYSGIGLEENRRSSDNICSLLNQIGSVESVSIADVKTDPCIPEVKGYESADDVQEIKNSFIEKCNELGIKLSDAAVLFRGRSFGEEYFGLASDDSFDHPWKNKHFHTRDIVHGKYLMENGAFKESLRPLEKGYYKLKNQNLAYISMSYLRAQMSEKGYRLYRSELFDFVNLLPNINSKNLLEWINEVNPILEQKGYNKLEVNTGKANVPIKGLFHKQESSELPFNMGTIHSVKGQTFDAVLLFLKKKATKNYTTLIAADYNEPDESKKRKDKEELRLVYVACSRPKRLLWIAVPNEDSETWNRYFGLNIDSNEG, encoded by the coding sequence ATGTTCAACAAGCTAACGGATAAACAAAAGGAGATCGTAGATTCTGAAGAATCCAGAATAGTTGTAAAAGCTTGTCCTGGAAGTGGAAAAACATATTCAGTTGCAGCAAGATTAGCAAAACTCCTTCATGGGCAGGATTTCAGACACAAAGGAATTGCTGTCATTTCATTTACTCGAGTTGCAGGAGAAGAAATTAAAAAAGGCCTTAAAGAGGATTATGGTATAGATACGTTTGATTATCCTCACTTTATAGGAACCATTGACGCTTTCATTAATCATCATCTTTTTCTTCCATTTGGACATTTGTTATTAGAGTGCGAATCAAGACCAGAAATAGTTGGGACTGAGTTTAATCAATGGTATGAGTTTGACACTTCCCAAAGAACAAGATATGCGGGAAGGGTAACATACCGAGAACCAAACGAGTATTTTGATAAGGTTTCCTTTAACGTGAACAATGAACCTATTCCATTAGCACCAGCAAGTAGCTATCATTTTAGTTGGAAAGAACTAAGAAAAGCCGATAGAAATTATAAAAAGGTAATCGCAGATATAATTGATTCTAAATGGTATCATTTTAAACAAGGAAAAGTGAACCAAGCGGATGCAAATTACTTTTCACTGGGACTCCTGAATAAATATCCTGTCATTCTTAAAAGCCTTTCTAATAAATATTCTCATCTAATTATAGATGAAGCGCAGGACACAACCGACATACAAATGTCAATAATTGACAAGATGGACGAGTCTGAAATCGAAAACATTCTATTTGTGGGAGATCCTGATCAGGCCATTTTTGAGTGGAATACAGCAGATGCAGAACTTTTTATCAAAAAATGTGAAAACGAAAACTATTCTGGAATTGGATTGGAAGAAAATCGTAGAAGTTCTGATAACATATGCTCATTACTCAATCAAATAGGCTCAGTTGAATCAGTTTCAATTGCTGATGTAAAAACTGACCCTTGTATTCCCGAGGTCAAAGGATATGAATCAGCTGATGATGTGCAAGAAATAAAGAATAGTTTCATTGAAAAGTGTAATGAGTTAGGTATAAAACTTAGCGATGCAGCAGTTCTTTTTAGAGGAAGAAGTTTTGGCGAAGAATATTTTGGGTTGGCTTCTGATGATTCATTCGATCATCCTTGGAAAAACAAACATTTTCATACTCGAGATATTGTACATGGTAAATATCTAATGGAAAATGGCGCGTTTAAGGAATCATTACGGCCTTTAGAAAAAGGATATTACAAGTTGAAAAACCAAAATTTGGCATATATATCAATGTCATATTTAAGGGCGCAAATGAGTGAAAAGGGCTATAGATTATATCGTTCAGAGTTGTTTGACTTTGTTAATCTACTGCCAAATATAAATAGCAAAAATTTACTTGAATGGATTAATGAAGTAAATCCCATTCTTGAACAAAAAGGCTATAATAAATTGGAAGTTAATACTGGTAAAGCCAATGTTCCAATCAAAGGGTTATTTCACAAACAAGAGAGTTCTGAATTACCATTTAATATGGGTACAATTCATTCGGTAAAAGGCCAAACTTTTGATGCAGTACTATTATTTTTAAAGAAGAAAGCAACAAAAAATTACACAACTCTTATAGCAGCAGATTACAATGAACCTGATGAGTCCAAAAAAAGAAAAGATAAAGAAGAGTTGCGTTTAGTGTATGTGGCTTGTTCCAGACCTAAAAGACTTTTGTGGATTGCTGTACCTAATGAAGATTCTGAAACCTGGAATAGATATTTTGGTTTAAATATTGATTCAAATGAGGGTTAA
- a CDS encoding RNase H family protein: MSYNPYAIYVRCDGSMKPKEKGNPGGIGFWIEFPESSGLEIIEEYEGVFTKTSIHRLEIYAIIRAMEGVINAVEQNPIVLKGCPVKIITDRFSLKGDSLTNPYAIRDWRSNGWKNFEGKPIKDKDLLDKLDKTRKKLSDVVCGRVDIEWRRRKENKRADKLSKKGGHEGGLKNDSLSKKGEKIGRRKFNGPELNYKLLNPKDELVVNIFRKDPVQDQWEVWAELFEGSNQGNKLKMYVDDLLASKLNRGNQFVIRIKRVHRYHIEIFRTFKKL; the protein is encoded by the coding sequence ATGTCATATAACCCGTATGCTATATATGTGAGATGTGATGGTTCTATGAAACCTAAAGAAAAGGGCAATCCTGGAGGCATAGGCTTTTGGATTGAATTCCCGGAATCTAGCGGTTTAGAAATTATCGAGGAATATGAGGGTGTTTTTACAAAAACATCAATTCATAGATTAGAGATTTATGCTATAATTCGAGCTATGGAAGGTGTAATAAATGCAGTAGAACAGAACCCAATAGTCCTTAAGGGTTGTCCAGTAAAGATTATTACAGATAGGTTTTCTCTTAAGGGAGACTCTTTGACCAATCCATATGCAATAAGAGATTGGCGTAGTAATGGATGGAAGAACTTTGAAGGGAAGCCGATTAAGGATAAGGACCTTCTTGATAAGCTTGACAAGACTCGGAAAAAATTGTCTGATGTAGTTTGCGGCAGGGTGGATATTGAATGGCGCAGAAGAAAAGAAAACAAGAGAGCAGATAAACTATCAAAGAAAGGTGGACATGAAGGAGGACTAAAAAATGATTCTCTTTCAAAGAAGGGCGAAAAAATAGGCAGACGGAAATTTAATGGACCTGAACTCAATTATAAGTTATTGAATCCTAAAGATGAATTAGTTGTAAACATATTCAGAAAGGACCCTGTTCAGGATCAGTGGGAGGTTTGGGCTGAATTATTCGAAGGTTCAAATCAAGGTAATAAACTTAAGATGTATGTTGATGATCTTCTGGCTTCCAAGTTGAATCGTGGGAATCAATTTGTAATCCGTATAAAGAGAGTTCATCGATATCATATAGAAATATTTAGAACCTTTAAAAAATTATAG